In Lautropia mirabilis, one DNA window encodes the following:
- the truB gene encoding tRNA pseudouridine(55) synthase TruB — protein MKVHGLLLLDKPLGLSSNTALQKVKRLLGADKAGHGGTLDPMASGVLPLMFGEACKLAGAALTHDKAYEAEVCFGITTATDDVEGEVISRSDSRPTREALLAALPRFMGVIQQVPPVYSALKVGGKAMYRHAREGAPVAAQPREVRVDVIELLDFDGERARLRIECGSGTYIRSIARDLGAALGCGAHLSGLRRTRVGQYRVQDAVTLDALLAEGPTAAQSHLHGLLALVAGWSQAELTDEQARRFAQGQAVPWQTPTNPNADLSSSPAGPAIDAPEGQVAVLHAGRLAGLARQVPQPDGSVRLAPLRVIVPD, from the coding sequence TTGAAGGTCCACGGACTGCTGCTGCTCGACAAGCCGCTGGGCCTGTCTTCCAATACGGCCTTGCAGAAGGTGAAGCGCCTGCTGGGCGCGGACAAGGCTGGCCATGGGGGAACACTGGACCCGATGGCCAGCGGGGTTCTGCCGCTGATGTTTGGCGAGGCCTGCAAGCTGGCCGGCGCGGCACTCACGCATGACAAGGCCTACGAGGCCGAGGTCTGCTTCGGCATCACCACGGCCACCGATGACGTGGAAGGCGAGGTGATTTCCCGCTCGGATTCACGCCCCACGCGTGAGGCGCTGCTGGCAGCGCTGCCGCGCTTCATGGGCGTCATCCAGCAGGTACCGCCGGTGTATTCGGCCCTGAAGGTGGGCGGCAAGGCGATGTACCGCCATGCCCGTGAGGGCGCTCCGGTGGCGGCCCAGCCCCGCGAGGTGCGGGTCGATGTCATCGAGCTGCTGGATTTTGACGGTGAGCGGGCGCGTCTGCGCATCGAATGCGGCAGCGGCACCTACATCCGTTCCATTGCCCGCGACCTGGGCGCAGCCCTGGGGTGCGGTGCCCATCTGAGCGGTCTGAGGCGTACTCGCGTTGGCCAGTACCGCGTGCAGGATGCGGTGACGCTGGATGCCTTGCTGGCCGAGGGGCCGACGGCGGCGCAGTCTCATCTGCATGGGCTGCTGGCGCTGGTGGCAGGATGGTCGCAGGCTGAGCTGACGGATGAGCAGGCCCGGCGCTTTGCGCAGGGGCAGGCAGTGCCCTGGCAGACCCCAACGAACCCGAATGCCGATCTCTCGTCGTCGCCCGCCGGGCCCGCCATTGACGCCCCGGAGGGGCAGGTGGCAGTGCTGCATGCTGGCCGACTGGCCGGACTGGCCCGCCAGGTGCCGCAGCCTGATGGCAGCGTGCGTCTGGCGCCACTGCGGGTCATCGTGCCTGACTGA